GCCGGGAATCGACGTGTTAGCGAGGTCGATCCATGGGTGCCTTAGTCAATTTGATGAACCCATGGGGTAGGGTGTTCTGGTCCGCAAAGATGCTCTATCGAAACAGAGTCGGCTTTAGAGCTGTCTCGACTGATGCTGCTTTGGATTCTGGACTCCAGTGCTCTATCTTGACCTCGCGAAACGGGCTAGAAGTTCCTGATTCAAGTAGAGTCGGCTTTCTTTCTCGGATAGTCTGATCGAAGAAGGCGAGCGCGTAGGCGCGAACGATAGTTTCTATGCGTCCCGGTGAAATATGGCTGGGTTGTGTCCATCTGCGCCACGGACTAACGAGAGGATGGTCTGTAAAGTCCATGTGTGAGGTGTTGCTGATGGATACCTTATACCCGCCAAACTGCCGGAGACTGGTATCGACTACTTTGTGGTCGGTTGCGTCTAGTTCAGCCTCGGCCCGTGCGGCAGTTCCCAGCGTTGCCGGATCTGGGGGCGGAGCGCCGTTTCCTACTCCGTAGAGAAACATTGTTGACTGGTTCGCCGCGCGCTGCCGGAGATCTCCGAACGTCCAGCCGTCCATATTTATAGCGGATTGAATTCGTGCATCCACGGAGCACACCTGTATTGCGGCTGCGCCACCGAAGGAATGGCCCAAAGCGCCGGCTCGCTGAGTATCGAGTCGACCATACCAGGGGCTCTTTGGATCCAGATTGTCGTTCTGCAGCGTGTTGAGAACAAAGACCTCATCGGCCACCCATTTATTGAGCTCTTTATTCCAGGTGTCAATAATTTCACTGGCGGAATGCAGATTGGTATCCAGAGCGTCGCCGCCATTGATATCTTCGATGATGCGATCTCCAGGCAACGCGACCCGACTGGAGTTGTAGGTGTGGTCGATCGAGGCGACTACATACCCATGGCTGGCAAGGTCTTCTGTAAGAAATGTATCCTGCGTACGTCTTCCCGCCCAGCCGTGATTGAATAGCAGGACGGGAAACGGACCACCCTGGCTTGCCACGGGTGCATCTTCTCTGGAGTTGGTCCAGAGGACGCTTCGGTAAGAGGTAATGAGAATCGTCTCGGACGTGGTCTCGTAGGCAGCCAGATGATTGTTCGAAGGATCGGCTGGGTACCATAGTTGCACCACGAGTTCTCTGGACATTCCGGGCTTCTCCGCCCTGTCTTCCATGCGACTCGAATCCTTGAGATAAATGATGCGTGTTCCGACCGGGTAGGTTCCCGTTGGTTTCGGAAGAGTAAACATGGGCACGATCAGGAGCAGTCCGAACGTCGTGATTGAAAGCAGCGCGACGGCGATGGCCACGGGGTTTCTCATCGCTGGATAGCGTGAAACTCGACGAGATGCCGGTATCAGTTGCCAGACCACGAGTAGCATGAGTCCTGCAAGGACAGGAAACATCTGCCAGTGTGTTCCCTCGTGGATTACGTGCCAGGTAGCGACGAGCACACCAAAGACTGTAAGAGGCCTCGACCAGTGAGCGACCGATTTCGTCAACTGCGCCACGGCGGCAGCAAGCAGGGTTGCAATCAAAATTACTTCAAATAGTCGCATAGCCTGTCGAGTGCGCTCATCCGGCGGCATGATGAAGCGGCTCGGATAACTCCGAATCGAACCCAAGTGCTGCCAGTCGGTTGAAGCAAACCAGGATCATGGCAGGTCGAAGGTCAGAAACGATCTTTATTGAAATGGAGAATGCATTTAGTGCAAAACCAAGTACTTCAGGCCATGAGAATCCACGCCTGCTCTAAGTTGCTCGACACTCTTACGAAGACTTTCTCAAAGAAGACAGCTTATGCAAAGCAGCCTTCGCAGCAACTACAGCAACCATGGAGTGAGATTTGAGGTAATCCACCGTGAGAGATTGGCCTGGCGGACGCGGAGTCAGGCCAAGTGTTCGAAGAGCATGGTTCGCCCGGTAGGTATTGGCGCGAAGAGTGTCTTTGAACTGAACGTTAACATTGAGCGAAACAGAGACGTTGTCGTCGTTTTCCACCCAGTGAGGACAATTCACGGGGATATGCACACCGTTTCCGGGCCTTAGTTTATAAGAAGTAGCGCGGGCCTGAAACTGTGGTTTGTAGACAGGCGCGTTGTTATCGACTGTCCAGAAACGTTCGATCTCCTCTTCAGGAAGAACCTCTCGATCCGCACGGTCAAAGATATGAATCGTCTTCGTTCCCTTAATCTGGAGCAGGAAACTGCACTCTCGATCGATGTGGTAGGTTGCGATGCGCTTCGGGGAAGTGACAAAGATGAGAGCGTCTTCGCGGAGAATTCGAGACTTCAGGTCTTGATCAATCTTTGATTTGATCTTTTCCCATCCACTGCCCAGAAATATCTTGTATTTCGGGTCCTTCTGAACGTCCTTGAATAGTAGCCACGCGCCACAGGTCTCGATACGTTCCATGGTCTCGACGACCGAGAACTGCTTTGCAGGCATCTGATCCCAACGCTGGTCGACCCGGATATCCTTCCCCGCATCGTAGTAGATGCCTCCTGGTCTGTCCCTTTTCGTACGATCCGCTAGCTCCATAAGTTCCGGAATCTGCAATAACGGATGTTCCGCTAGGGAATGAGTGATCTCGAAGTGTTCGCGATCGAATCCACGGCTCAGCCGAGCACTATCGGTCGTAATCCAGCACTCTTCAAGAAGGTCGTTTGAGATGGTTTGAGTTGACATAACTAGCAGGTACTCCTAGGCCAGAAATTTCACGCAAAGTCTATTCTCTAGCTTCGCGTCCGCACAATGAAAATGTAAGTACAGTTTTAGTAACTTACTAAAGTAATTTTTGGAAACTCAACCTTGCGTCGGTTTGTCACTATCTCAGAGGTACAGGGTATAGCTTTTTCTCAGTGGAATCACTCAAAATCTTCGATTGTGATGTGGTTTCGTCTAACGGCCTATCCGCGGGCCTATGGACCGGAACCACCGACAGGCGGTTAAGTGACGAGAGTCGCCGGAACGCCCAAACTCTTTGAAGCTTTGGCTCATGGCTCGCGTTCTAACTCCACAGGGATAAGCTACCGTTCATGAGCGGGATGGATTTTAGAAGGCTCTGCTGGCGGCACAGTCGGCAGCCCCGCTGCGCGCCACGCATGAAATCCACCAACTATGTCCGTCGCGCTCCAGAGTCCGAGATCCTGCAGGGATGCGGCCGCGAGGCTTGAGGTGTAGCCTTCCGAACAA
This Tunturibacter gelidoferens DNA region includes the following protein-coding sequences:
- a CDS encoding alpha/beta hydrolase family protein — translated: MRLFEVILIATLLAAAVAQLTKSVAHWSRPLTVFGVLVATWHVIHEGTHWQMFPVLAGLMLLVVWQLIPASRRVSRYPAMRNPVAIAVALLSITTFGLLLIVPMFTLPKPTGTYPVGTRIIYLKDSSRMEDRAEKPGMSRELVVQLWYPADPSNNHLAAYETTSETILITSYRSVLWTNSREDAPVASQGGPFPVLLFNHGWAGRRTQDTFLTEDLASHGYVVASIDHTYNSSRVALPGDRIIEDINGGDALDTNLHSASEIIDTWNKELNKWVADEVFVLNTLQNDNLDPKSPWYGRLDTQRAGALGHSFGGAAAIQVCSVDARIQSAINMDGWTFGDLRQRAANQSTMFLYGVGNGAPPPDPATLGTAARAEAELDATDHKVVDTSLRQFGGYKVSISNTSHMDFTDHPLVSPWRRWTQPSHISPGRIETIVRAYALAFFDQTIRERKPTLLESGTSSPFREVKIEHWSPESKAASVETALKPTLFR